TGCCCGCTCCGCCTTACGCTCATGCCGATCCAGCCACTCCTTTGCCGCTTGAGTACGATCCACGATAGAGGCAATTTTCTGCAAATGACCAAACATGTCTGTCTGATTCCAAGGGATGGTGATGATGGGAGCGACATCTCCGATATGTTCCATCGCTTTAGCGGCTGCGTTGTCCTTGGTCAGAATTAAGTCGGGATTCACATCAAGGAATGCCTGTCGTCCCTGTTCCCACGGTTCATAGGCATGGAACGGCAGCGTCAACGATTTGGGAACATGGGGCAGATGGCCCTGGATCTGCGCTGCGCATGGTGTGATGCCAAGAGTCATCAGGTGATCGGTGTATGGATAGGAGAGTGAGACGATATTTCGATGTACCTGCTTGGCATAGGAAGTTGGCGCATAACCGGCATGGTTCCTGAAGCGGCGGCTGAAATAGAATTCGTCCCGATAGCCTACCTGGCGGGCTACATCACGAATACGCAGATCTGAAGTCATGAGCAATTCCTTGGCCCGATTCATTCGTAAATGAGTGATATATTCGATAGGATTTTTCTGCATCCGACTCTTAAACAGCTGTGAATAATACGACGGATGCATACCTGCCAGTTCGGCCAGCTTTTCCAGCTTGATTTCGTTCATATAGTTTTCCCGCATATACTGCAAGGTGGATCTGAGCCACTGTTCTGGCTCGTCCTGTGCTTCCGCATGCTCCTGACCTTCCTGCGGCCAGAGCGTATGAAACAGATCGGTCAAAAGCAGCTGCACTTTCAAGCTGGTCTGTGAAGCTTCTGTTGTTAATTGTGCGGCAATTCGCTGTATCCCATAGTAAGGGCCCTGAATCCACCCAGTTACAGGTGAACCAAGCTCTCGCTCATATATTCGCCGTTCTTTCGTTTTCTCAGCAACCCGAAACAGATCGAAATGAATGATATACAATTCAATCTCATGGTCCGCATCAGAGAAAAGCTCCAGAGAAGTTCCCGGTGTAGACAAGAAGGCGGACTTACGTGTGACAAGGGATTCGATACCGTTCGCTACCAGCTTGCCCGTGAATTTATGCATGTAGACAAAGGTATGGTGAGGGAGCTCAGTCTGACTCCATTGCCAATGCGTATTCACGGTAACCAGCTCTGCCAGACGCAATTCGAGCAGCGCATCGTTAAGAAAAGCATCCATTTCCGTTCGTGTCATGGATTCATCAGTGCGTTTCGGGTGATCCGGTTGGGTCAACGTGTTGGAGGTATTGCCGTTATTATTGGTGCTTGGATGGGTTAACATGGTGTGACCTCCTTTCCTCGCGAGGTTGATATATCATAGCGAGCGCAGCCGCATATCCGATGTGAACCACTGTCGGTACGTCATCATGCTGAGCAGAATGCTGGTAATGGCGGCTGAGCTGGTAAAAGCAAACACGATCAGAATCTGGTAACGCACGGCCTCAACCGGATCAGCACCCGCAATAATCATGCCTGTCATCATGCCAGGAAGCTGTACGAGTCCTACCGTTTTCATGCCATCGATCGTGGGGATCATGCTGGATTTTACAGAACGTTTCAATACGTCCTGAAAAGCACGTCTTGGCGTTGCGCCAAGTGCAAGCAGGGACTCAATCTCTCCTTTGGAGGATTCGACCTCGCGTTTCATCTGATTCAGGAACAGCCCGGACACCACCATGGCATTACCGATGGTCATCCCGCTCAATGGAATTATGTATTGGGGAGTAGGTTCTACAATTCCCAGTCCTAACAACAGTCCCATCATGAGCAGCTCCGTGACCGTAATTGCAGCCGCAATATATAAGGAAATCCAGCGAAGTCCTTTGCCACGTTTGCCAGCATTAATGGAGGCTACGATAATCATGAATCCGACAATGGCAATGATAAGAACGGGGTGATCCGAGTTAAAAATAAATTGAAGTACATATCCGACAAGCAACAGCTGTACAGCGGAACGAACAGTGCCTATAGCAATATCCTTTTCCAGATCAAGCTTCTGCCAGACAGAGATGAGCATGGTGACCATCACAAATATAATGGTAAAACTCAGAGCGATGAGTGACATGATTTCTCCTTATTCTGCCGCAGGGGCAGGGTTCATAATGAATTGTCTAGCCAGGTCCGTGGCCGGATTGTCAAAAAAATGAGCTGTCGGCTGGCGCTCTAGCAGTGTCTGATTGCCCAAAAACCAGGTGGTTGTACTGAATGATTGTGCCTGTTCCTGATCATGGGTAACCCAGACGAGCGAAGTACCTTCCTGCTGGCTCCAGCGGGTCAATTGTTCTTCCACCAGGCGTGCGTTGGTCCGATCCAGGGAAGCAGTCACTTCATCCAGAAGCAGGACCTCAGGACGCAGCATCATGGAACGAATAAGAGCTATGCGCTGTTTCTCCCCACCGGAGAGGTCAATGGCCCGCTTATGAATATCAAGATTCTCCAGTCCCATACCTGCAAGCAGGCGGCGGGCGAGATCCTGATCGTATGGCTGCCTGTGAAGCAGATGCACTGTTTTCAGGTTATCTTCCACACTGCCTGCCAGCATGACAGCTTGCTGTGCGACATAAGTCATTCGTGTGCGCCAGATACGAGGGTCCGAATCCCGATAAGAAATTCCTTTCCAGATCAGGTCTCCTTCATCAGGAATATCCAGCAGGGCGAGAATGCGGAGCAATGTGCTCTTCCCTTGGCCGGATGCACCGAGTATGGCAATACGTTCTCCCTGATCCACTTCTGCGTTCACATGTTCAAATAAAATACGCTGCTCGGTTAAACCGATACGTTTTACTAGTTTATCAATGGTTAAAAGTGTGGACAAAGTCGGGTCGTCCTTTCATCCGTGATCTGCAATCATCTTAGCAAAAATACGAAAAAATTGAAATGAGAGTGAATCTCAATTAGATCATTAAAATGACAACATGGAATGTGAAAGATGAAACGGGTCTGACGCAAGCGGTTCTTTTTGGTAAAATAAAGAAGACTCCGTGTTGGCCTAATCGAGATCGTGATCTTTTTAAAATATGTTGATATCAGGGGAGGCTTTACGATGACGAAAGTTGTTGGACGGGACAAGGTGAATTGGGGCATTATGGGTACAGGATGGATTGCATCCCAGTTCGCACGAGATCTGGAGCATGCCGGAAACGCCGTAAAAGCTGCGGTGGGTTCACGAACATCTGAAAGCGCAGAGAAGTTTGCAGCTGAATATGGTTTTGCACGCGCTTACGGTTCATATGATGAGATGCTGCAGGACCCTGAAGTGGACATTATTTATGTGGCAACACCGCATCCGTTACATAAGGAAAATGTGCTTGCTTGTCTGGAAGCGGGTAAAGCAGTACTCTGTGAGAAACCGTTTACGATGAATGCCCGTCAGCTGGAGCAATTGGTGGATAAGGCGCGTGAGCGCAATCTTTTCCTCATGGAAGGCATGTGGACACGCTTTCTGCCACCGATTACCCAAGCCAGAGCCTGGATTGCGGAAGGCAGAATCGGCGAGGTACGTTTGGTCAAAGCAGACTTTGGTTTCCGCGTAGGCTGGGAGCCGGAAGGCAGGTTGCTTAACCCGGATCTGGGTGGAGGTGCTTTGCTTGATGCAGGCGTATATCCGATCTCCTTCGCGTCCATGATTTTTGGCGAGCAGCCTCAGCATGTGTGGAGTACGGCGAACATTGGACAGACGGGTGTGGATGAACAGTTCTCCGTACTGTTGTCTTATTCCGAAGGTCGTTCTGCATCGCTGAATGGAGCCATTCGTCTTAACTTGAGCAACGAGGCTGTCATATATGGCACAGAAGGGTACATTCGTTTACCACTTTTCCTGGCAGGCAAAGAAGCTTATCTACATGTGAACGGTCAGGACGAACCGGAGACATTTATCGATGACCGGACGTGTATTGGATATGCGTTTGAAGCGGAGGAAGCAGGTCGCTGCATCCTGGAAGGACGTACGGAGAGCAGAACGATCCAACTGGACGAATCCCTGGAAATCATGAAGTTGATGGACACGATTCGTGGGCAGTGGGGCCTGCGGTACAAATCCGAGTAAATAGACAGGAGTGGAAAAGCGATGGTGAAAATTCTGATCTCCGGATTTGAACCTTTTGGCGGGGATGCGGTGAATCCGACGGGAGAACTGATGGAGGCACTTGCGCATGAAGTGATAGAGGGAGCGGAGCTGAAAACAGTGCTGCTGCCTGTGCACTTCGATGAATGTGCGGATCTGCTAATCGCAGAGATGGAATCCTATCAACCGGATGTCGTCATCGCCTGTGGTTTGGCCAAAGGCAGGACAGCTATTACACCTGAACGGATTGCTGTTAATGTCAAAGATATTCCTCCTGGCTCCTATGCGGACAACCAAGGGCAGAATCCCGTGGACGAGCTCATAGTGGAAGGCAGCCCGGATGGCCTGTTCTCCACATTGCCGATTCGTGCAATGGTGAATAACATGGGGGCAGCAGGCATCCCGGCTGCGGTGTCCAATACGGCAGGTACGTATATTTGCAACAATACGATGTACCGGGTGCTGGATCATATCCGATTGAGACAACTTCCGATTCGTGCCGGATTTGTACATTTTCCAGCTTCAACAGAGATGGCTGTGCTTCAGCCTTCGGTGCCATCACTACCCATTCCCATGATGCTGGATGCTCTGCGGGTTATGATTCGCACGGTAGTGGCGGAGTAATTGAGTTTGGATCAACATTTTGTATAGGTTCGGTTTGTTGTTGGAATAAATTAATAAGGGCTGTCCTATTGTCATGAATATGACTTTATAGGACAGCCCTTTGTATTATCTAACGAACTAGAGTCACTTTTAATAAAATGTTAACGATTCGTTAGCGCCTTGGACACGCAGGTCAATAGCATAGCACTGAGATCGTGCCCAACAGAAAATAGGAAAACGAAATTGGGCACAGCCTCCTATATTTTGTATTGATACCGTGCGAATTAGATCCGCAACAAATCTAGATCGAACTCGGGAACAAGTCCTTCTTTCATCGCTCGTCCAAGCAATGCTGTAATTGCACCGTAACCGTCATCGCCCAGGTTGGCGCTGAACTCATTAACGTACAAGCCGATATGCTGCGCAGTTACATCAGGGTCCATCTCTTGTGCATGTTCCATAACGTATGCTTTGGACTCATCCGGATGCGCCCAAGCGTATTCCACCGAGGCACGTGCCCAACCTGCAAGAGCATGAGCATCCAGGTTACGACGGGCGATGATTGCACCCAGCGGGATTGGCAGGCCAGTGTCGCTTTCCCACCAGTTACCGAGATCTGTCATAAGTTTGAGATCATAATTCTGGTACGTGAAACGTGCTTCATGGATAACCAAACCTGCATCGATCTTGCCGTCCCGTACAGCAGGCATAATCTGGTCGAATGGCATAACGACAATCTCGCCTACACCGCCGGGAACATTTTGTGCTGCCCAGAGACGGAATAACAGGTAGGCTGTTGAACGTTCGCTCGGCACGGCAACTCGGCGTCCTGAGAGATAGGCTGGATCGGTTGTACCGTTAGCGGTCAGAACCAGCGGACCACATCCTCTGCCAAGTGCGCCGCCCGCAGGCAAGAGCGCATAATCATTCAGCACATAAGGCAGTGCTGCATAGGATATTTTCATAACTTCAGGTGTATCTGGTCCATCCGGATTTGCCGCAAGGCCGTTGGTAATATCGATGTCCGCATAACGCACATCAAGCTCAGGTGCACCAGGAATCAGTCCATGCACCCAGGCGTGAAAGATAAATGTATCGTTAGGACAAGGGGAAAATGCAATTTTCATGATGTAAGTACCTCCCGTAAAATGGAACTTGCAGCCTGGAGCGCATCCAGAGCGTCCTTGATGCGCCAGGCGTCGCGGTCGCGTGGACCGACCGCGTTGGATATAGCCCGTAGTTCGAGTGCTGGTATGCCGAACTGCTGGGCTGCAGTTACTACGCCGAAGCCTTCCATGCCTTCGGCGGCGGCATCCGGCACGCGGCGCAATAGCTCCGCGGCCGTCTCGGCAGTTCCGGTCGCCGTGGATACGGTGACCGCCGTGCCTCCGCTGACTGCGAGCCCTGCCCGCTGCAGCTCATGGCGCAGGCGCGCGGCAAGCACCGCGTCCGCCGCCACACGGGACGAGCCGAAACCGAGCTCGTCCACGCTGAGGAAGCCGTCTGGCGTCTGCGAGCCCAGATCGGCGGCAACCATGGCGTCGGCTACCACGAGGGAGCCGACGTCCGCTCGGCCGGGGAACCCGCCGCCGATGCCGGCACTGACCACCAGCGTGTACGCTGGGGTCAGTCCGGTCCCGGCAAGGGGCCCCGGCCTTGAGGATGCGGCAGATGCTTGTGCCGCATCGGGTTCGCTTGGCGCGGCGGAGCCTTGCGCCAGCGCATTTGCGCCAGCCGCTGCAGAGGCAAAGGCCAGCGTGGCAGCAGTTCCTGCTGCGGCCGAGGCAGGGCCAACACCAGCAGCAATCACATCAAAGTACGCAGCTTGGTCACCCAGGCCGCGTAGTACAGCCTCTTTTTCCGCATCAACGGCGGTTACGATTAATACACGCTGTGTCGAAGCTGTGGATGTCGCGTTTGTTTCAAAGCTACTTGACAAGCTTGCAGTTTCTGGGCGATTACGTTCTATAGAATCATTCTTTTTCTGTTCATTCATCCCGAATTCTCCCTCATGAGGTTTTTATAAAGCCATCTATAAAATATGTACGCATAGGCCAGACGGAGTGACAACTTTACTGACAATGAGCGAAGCGAGCACGTGAACCAGTGAACGAGCACAACGTTCTTCTCCATCATAACGGAAGGGGAAAGATCAGAACAAGCTTTGAACGTATTTAGCGAGATAAGCGATTTAACGAACAGTAGCAACCCGTCAGAACCAGACTGAACCAGACTGAACCCCGAAATTACGCGTTTTATATAACAGAATAATCTATTTCTATCTGTATATATGTCACTTTAATCATATATATAAACCTAACGCGAATCATATAAGAAGTCAAAGTAAATGGTTGACAATCTGTATTAACTGTATTAATAATAGTAATACAGTTAATACACCTTAGGATTGAATATATACACTTCAATATACAGTCATCGTTCATCAATAGGGTATTACAACTTTTATAGAGAGGAGGTGCGGGATGTTCGAATTGGATGTACGCAGCCGTAAGGCGATCTATGAGCAACTAGTGGACAAAATCAAAGAAATGATCGTGTACGGTGTTCTCCAACCCGATGAGCAACTGCCTTCCGTTCGCACACTGTCCGGGCAGCTCACGGTTAATCCGAATACGATTCAGAAAGCTTACCGGGAACTTGAACGTGAAGGTTATATCTACTCATTGCAGGGAAAAGGGAGCTTCGTATCATCGTCCGTGGAACATCCGAATGCAGCCATGAGAGATGAAATCAGAGCCGCTCTGGTGAAGCTGATTGCGGAAGCTTCATATTCCGGTTTGAGCAAAGCCGATATGACGCTTTTATTTGAGGAAGCGATGGCCCGTATAGAGAAGGGGGAGCCTCATGATTGAGCTGAATCAGGTCATTAAGGCATTTGAACAGGAAAAAGCCGTTGATGGCGTCACGATGCAAGTACATAAGGGATCGATCTACGGTTTACTCGGTTCCAACGGGGCAGGCAAAACGTCGCTGCTCAAAATACTGGCAG
This window of the Paenibacillus marchantiae genome carries:
- a CDS encoding ABC transporter permease, giving the protein MSLIALSFTIIFVMVTMLISVWQKLDLEKDIAIGTVRSAVQLLLVGYVLQFIFNSDHPVLIIAIVGFMIIVASINAGKRGKGLRWISLYIAAAITVTELLMMGLLLGLGIVEPTPQYIIPLSGMTIGNAMVVSGLFLNQMKREVESSKGEIESLLALGATPRRAFQDVLKRSVKSSMIPTIDGMKTVGLVQLPGMMTGMIIAGADPVEAVRYQILIVFAFTSSAAITSILLSMMTYRQWFTSDMRLRSL
- a CDS encoding Gfo/Idh/MocA family protein codes for the protein MTKVVGRDKVNWGIMGTGWIASQFARDLEHAGNAVKAAVGSRTSESAEKFAAEYGFARAYGSYDEMLQDPEVDIIYVATPHPLHKENVLACLEAGKAVLCEKPFTMNARQLEQLVDKARERNLFLMEGMWTRFLPPITQARAWIAEGRIGEVRLVKADFGFRVGWEPEGRLLNPDLGGGALLDAGVYPISFASMIFGEQPQHVWSTANIGQTGVDEQFSVLLSYSEGRSASLNGAIRLNLSNEAVIYGTEGYIRLPLFLAGKEAYLHVNGQDEPETFIDDRTCIGYAFEAEEAGRCILEGRTESRTIQLDESLEIMKLMDTIRGQWGLRYKSE
- a CDS encoding GntR family transcriptional regulator, which produces MFELDVRSRKAIYEQLVDKIKEMIVYGVLQPDEQLPSVRTLSGQLTVNPNTIQKAYRELEREGYIYSLQGKGSFVSSSVEHPNAAMRDEIRAALVKLIAEASYSGLSKADMTLLFEEAMARIEKGEPHD
- a CDS encoding futalosine hydrolase, whose translation is MNEQKKNDSIERNRPETASLSSSFETNATSTASTQRVLIVTAVDAEKEAVLRGLGDQAAYFDVIAAGVGPASAAAGTAATLAFASAAAGANALAQGSAAPSEPDAAQASAASSRPGPLAGTGLTPAYTLVVSAGIGGGFPGRADVGSLVVADAMVAADLGSQTPDGFLSVDELGFGSSRVAADAVLAARLRHELQRAGLAVSGGTAVTVSTATGTAETAAELLRRVPDAAAEGMEGFGVVTAAQQFGIPALELRAISNAVGPRDRDAWRIKDALDALQAASSILREVLTS
- a CDS encoding AraC family transcriptional regulator, whose product is MLTHPSTNNNGNTSNTLTQPDHPKRTDESMTRTEMDAFLNDALLELRLAELVTVNTHWQWSQTELPHHTFVYMHKFTGKLVANGIESLVTRKSAFLSTPGTSLELFSDADHEIELYIIHFDLFRVAEKTKERRIYERELGSPVTGWIQGPYYGIQRIAAQLTTEASQTSLKVQLLLTDLFHTLWPQEGQEHAEAQDEPEQWLRSTLQYMRENYMNEIKLEKLAELAGMHPSYYSQLFKSRMQKNPIEYITHLRMNRAKELLMTSDLRIRDVARQVGYRDEFYFSRRFRNHAGYAPTSYAKQVHRNIVSLSYPYTDHLMTLGITPCAAQIQGHLPHVPKSLTLPFHAYEPWEQGRQAFLDVNPDLILTKDNAAAKAMEHIGDVAPIITIPWNQTDMFGHLQKIASIVDRTQAAKEWLDRHERKAERARKKIRDTAGQVTVAICTLTAKGPRMYSNRNFGHVFYRSLQLSAPDRIQKELTGKPAGVGFNWMSFTPGEWDGLEADVLLIAVTSMHERTTLLQQITADPLWENYPAVKAGRVHVIDWNSWVVYAPYSINIQLDEALSMLTNKPAFL
- a CDS encoding ABC transporter ATP-binding protein; this translates as MSTLLTIDKLVKRIGLTEQRILFEHVNAEVDQGERIAILGASGQGKSTLLRILALLDIPDEGDLIWKGISYRDSDPRIWRTRMTYVAQQAVMLAGSVEDNLKTVHLLHRQPYDQDLARRLLAGMGLENLDIHKRAIDLSGGEKQRIALIRSMMLRPEVLLLDEVTASLDRTNARLVEEQLTRWSQQEGTSLVWVTHDQEQAQSFSTTTWFLGNQTLLERQPTAHFFDNPATDLARQFIMNPAPAAE
- a CDS encoding pyroglutamyl-peptidase I; the encoded protein is MVKILISGFEPFGGDAVNPTGELMEALAHEVIEGAELKTVLLPVHFDECADLLIAEMESYQPDVVIACGLAKGRTAITPERIAVNVKDIPPGSYADNQGQNPVDELIVEGSPDGLFSTLPIRAMVNNMGAAGIPAAVSNTAGTYICNNTMYRVLDHIRLRQLPIRAGFVHFPASTEMAVLQPSVPSLPIPMMLDALRVMIRTVVAE
- a CDS encoding 1,4-dihydroxy-6-naphthoate synthase, which codes for MKIAFSPCPNDTFIFHAWVHGLIPGAPELDVRYADIDITNGLAANPDGPDTPEVMKISYAALPYVLNDYALLPAGGALGRGCGPLVLTANGTTDPAYLSGRRVAVPSERSTAYLLFRLWAAQNVPGGVGEIVVMPFDQIMPAVRDGKIDAGLVIHEARFTYQNYDLKLMTDLGNWWESDTGLPIPLGAIIARRNLDAHALAGWARASVEYAWAHPDESKAYVMEHAQEMDPDVTAQHIGLYVNEFSANLGDDGYGAITALLGRAMKEGLVPEFDLDLLRI